A portion of the Desmodus rotundus isolate HL8 chromosome 8, HLdesRot8A.1, whole genome shotgun sequence genome contains these proteins:
- the LRRC24 gene encoding leucine-rich repeat-containing protein 24 isoform X1 produces MAWGAPALLLLFLLCVPSLPPCAAGCPANCRCYSTTVECGALQLRVVPPGIPPGTQTLFLQDNSIAGLEPAILAPLAALRHLYLHNNSLRALEPGAFRAQSRLLELALTGNRLRGLRLGAFAGLAQLRVLYLAGNQLVQLLDFTFLNLPRLQELHLQENSIALLEDQALAGLSSLALLDLSRNQLGTISRETLQPLASLQVLRLTENPWRCDCALHWLGAWIKEGGQRLLSSRDKKIMCAEPPRLALQSLLDISGSSLICIPPSVHIEPLEVTANLGEDLRIACQASGYPQPLVTWRKVAQPREGQPRAQAQPEGGAPGSGGHAASDTGSGMLFLTNITLAHAGKYECEASNAGGAARMPFQLLVNLSQQQLQLAPQPPPAPGPNGHEPLHEASSMAFRALGLAMQTAIAAAITLLALTALLLATLICRRRRRRKKAPGPPGEGALFVNDYSDGPCTFAQLEELRDERGHEMFVIDRSKPLFLEGPAEAAEGAEPGPGPGPAQGILLQPPTAYEIHC; encoded by the exons ATGGCCTGGGGGGCTCCGGCACTACTGCTGCTGTTCCTGCTGTGTGTGCCCAGTCTCCCACCCTGTGCCGCTGGCTGTCCTGCCAACTGCCGCTGCTACAGCACCACGGTGGAGTGTGGGGCCCTGCAGCTGCGCGTGGTCCCACCTGGAATCCCGCCTGGGACGCAG ACACTGTTCCTGCAGGACAACAGCATCGCGGGCCTGGAGCCGGCCATCCTGGCGCCCCTTGCCGCCCTGCGTCACCTGTACCTGCACAACAACAGCCTGCGTGCCCTGGAGCCAGGCGCCTTTCGTGCACAGTCGCGCCTGCTGGAGCTCGCGCTCACAGGCAACCGCCTGCGAGGCCTGCGCCTCGGCGCTTTCGCTGGTCTGGCCCAGCTGCGAGTACTCTACCTGGCTGGTAACCAGCTAGTGCAGCTGCTGGATTTCACCTTCCTGAATCTGCCG CGCCTGCAGGAGCTGCACCTGCAGGAAAACAGCATCGCACTGCTGGAGGACCAGGCCCTGGCCGGGCTTTCCTCACTGGCACTGCTGGACCTCAGCAGGAACCAGCTGGGCACCATCAGCCGTGagaccctgcagcccctggccagCCTGCAGGTCCTGCGCCTCACAG AGAACCCATGGCGCTGTGACTGTGCCCTGCACTGGCTGGGAGCCTGGATCAAGGAGGGGGGTCAGAGGCTGCTCAGCTCCAGGGACAAGAAGATCATGTGTGCAGAGCCCCCACGCCTGGCACTTCAGAGTCTCCTGGACATTTCTGGTAGTAGCCTCATTTGCATCCCGCCTTCTGTGCACATTGAGCCGCTGGAGGTGACAGCCAACCTGGGTGAGGACCTACGGATTGCCTGCCAGGCTTCCGGCTACCCGCAGCCCCTGGTAACATGGAGAAAGGTGGCCCAGCCTCGCGAGGGACAACCGcgggcccaggcccagccagAAGGCGGGGCGCCGGGTTCAGGTGGGCATGCGGCCTCCGATACAGGCAGCGGCATGCTCTTCCTCACCAACATCACCCTGGCCCACGCAGGCAAGTACGAGTGCGAGGCCTCTAACGCCGGCGGCGCCGCTCGCATGCCCTTCCAGCTCCTGGTCAACCTGTCCCAGCAGCAGTTGCAGCTGGCACCTCAGCCTCCCCCGGCCCCGGGCCCCAATGGCCACGAGCCCCTGCACGAAGCGAGCAGCATGGCTTTCCGCGCCCTGGGCCTGGCCATGCAGACGGCCATAGCGGCGGCCATCACGCTCCTGGCGCTCACAGCGCTGCTGCTGGCGACCTTGATTTGTCGCCGGCGCCGCAGGCGGAAAAAGGCACCAGGACCGCCGGGGGAGGGTGCGCTGTTCGTCAACGACTATTCGGACGGGCCCTGCACCTTCGCGCAGCTCGAGGAGCTCCGCGACGAGCGGGGCCACGAAATGTTCGTCATCGACCGCTCCAAGCCGCTCTTCCTCGAAGGCCCAGCGGAGGCGGCAGAGGGCGCGGAGCCCGGACCCGGGCCCGGGCCCGCGCAGGGGATCTTGCTACAACCACCCACCGCCTACGAGATCCACTGctga
- the C8H8orf82 gene encoding UPF0598 protein C8orf82 homolog isoform X1, whose translation MGGRVISQRRHHMTQRLLPVPEEDVAGVQGAPGLGPALDAFSRGPGLRWGRRCLLHPRTKPGAPHPRVLLLRGSSGPDKKRKQSQAWAQASPDRPALGRSSSWDSWATACPSLQLFLDDSKMKNFITCFKDPQFLITFFSRLRPNRSGRYEASFPFLSPCGRERNFLRCEDRPVVFTHLLAAGPAAPRLSYCGGGEALAVPFEPARLLPLATNGRLYHPAPERAGGVGLVRSALAFELSACFEYSLDQSALPSHVRWQGRRLALTMDLAPLLLAGQPL comes from the exons ATGGGCGGACGCGTTATATCGCAGCGCCGCCACCACATGACCCAACGGCTGCTTCCGGTGCCGGAGGAAGATGTGGCCGGTGTGCAGGGCGCTCcgggcctgggccctgcccttgACGCATTCTCCCGGGGCCCGGGCCTGCGGTGGGGGCGGCGGTGTCTCCTACACCCAAGGACAAAGCCCGGAGCCCCGCACCCGCGAGTACTTTTACTACGTGGATCATCAGGGCCag acaagaaaagaaagcagtcacaggcctgggcccaggccaGCCCAGACCGCCCTGCCTTGGGGAGGTCTTCCAGCTGGGATTCATGGGCTACAGCCTGTCCCTCTCTGCAGCTTTTCCTGGATGACTCCAAAATGAAGAACTTCATCACCTGCTTCAAAG ACCCGCAGTTCCTGATCACTTTCTTCTCCCGTCTGAGACCCAACCGCAGCGGGCGCTACGaggcctccttccccttcctttctccctgcgGCAGGGAGCGCAACTTCCTGCGCTGTGAGGACCGGCCCGTGGTCTTTACACATCTTTTGGCTGCGggccccgcggctccgcgcctcTCCTACTGCGGCGGCGGCGAGGCCCTAGCTGTGCCCTTCGAGCCTGCACGCCTGCTGCCCCTGGCCACCAACGGGCGCCTCTACCACCCAGCGCCGGAGCGCGCGGGCGGCGTGGGCCTGGTGCGCTCGGCCCTGGCCTTCGAGCTCAGCGCCTGCTTCGAGTACTCGCTCGACCAGTCCGCGCTGCCCTCGCACGTGCGTTGGCAGGGCCGCCGCCTCGCCCTCACCATGGACTTGGCCCCGCTGCTGCTTGCTGGACAGCCCCTCTGA
- the LRRC24 gene encoding leucine-rich repeat-containing protein 24 isoform X2, which produces MAWGAPALLLLFLLCVPSLPPCAAGCPANCRCYSTTVECGALQLRVVPPGIPPGTQDNSIAGLEPAILAPLAALRHLYLHNNSLRALEPGAFRAQSRLLELALTGNRLRGLRLGAFAGLAQLRVLYLAGNQLVQLLDFTFLNLPRLQELHLQENSIALLEDQALAGLSSLALLDLSRNQLGTISRETLQPLASLQVLRLTENPWRCDCALHWLGAWIKEGGQRLLSSRDKKIMCAEPPRLALQSLLDISGSSLICIPPSVHIEPLEVTANLGEDLRIACQASGYPQPLVTWRKVAQPREGQPRAQAQPEGGAPGSGGHAASDTGSGMLFLTNITLAHAGKYECEASNAGGAARMPFQLLVNLSQQQLQLAPQPPPAPGPNGHEPLHEASSMAFRALGLAMQTAIAAAITLLALTALLLATLICRRRRRRKKAPGPPGEGALFVNDYSDGPCTFAQLEELRDERGHEMFVIDRSKPLFLEGPAEAAEGAEPGPGPGPAQGILLQPPTAYEIHC; this is translated from the exons ATGGCCTGGGGGGCTCCGGCACTACTGCTGCTGTTCCTGCTGTGTGTGCCCAGTCTCCCACCCTGTGCCGCTGGCTGTCCTGCCAACTGCCGCTGCTACAGCACCACGGTGGAGTGTGGGGCCCTGCAGCTGCGCGTGGTCCCACCTGGAATCCCGCCTGGGACGCAG GACAACAGCATCGCGGGCCTGGAGCCGGCCATCCTGGCGCCCCTTGCCGCCCTGCGTCACCTGTACCTGCACAACAACAGCCTGCGTGCCCTGGAGCCAGGCGCCTTTCGTGCACAGTCGCGCCTGCTGGAGCTCGCGCTCACAGGCAACCGCCTGCGAGGCCTGCGCCTCGGCGCTTTCGCTGGTCTGGCCCAGCTGCGAGTACTCTACCTGGCTGGTAACCAGCTAGTGCAGCTGCTGGATTTCACCTTCCTGAATCTGCCG CGCCTGCAGGAGCTGCACCTGCAGGAAAACAGCATCGCACTGCTGGAGGACCAGGCCCTGGCCGGGCTTTCCTCACTGGCACTGCTGGACCTCAGCAGGAACCAGCTGGGCACCATCAGCCGTGagaccctgcagcccctggccagCCTGCAGGTCCTGCGCCTCACAG AGAACCCATGGCGCTGTGACTGTGCCCTGCACTGGCTGGGAGCCTGGATCAAGGAGGGGGGTCAGAGGCTGCTCAGCTCCAGGGACAAGAAGATCATGTGTGCAGAGCCCCCACGCCTGGCACTTCAGAGTCTCCTGGACATTTCTGGTAGTAGCCTCATTTGCATCCCGCCTTCTGTGCACATTGAGCCGCTGGAGGTGACAGCCAACCTGGGTGAGGACCTACGGATTGCCTGCCAGGCTTCCGGCTACCCGCAGCCCCTGGTAACATGGAGAAAGGTGGCCCAGCCTCGCGAGGGACAACCGcgggcccaggcccagccagAAGGCGGGGCGCCGGGTTCAGGTGGGCATGCGGCCTCCGATACAGGCAGCGGCATGCTCTTCCTCACCAACATCACCCTGGCCCACGCAGGCAAGTACGAGTGCGAGGCCTCTAACGCCGGCGGCGCCGCTCGCATGCCCTTCCAGCTCCTGGTCAACCTGTCCCAGCAGCAGTTGCAGCTGGCACCTCAGCCTCCCCCGGCCCCGGGCCCCAATGGCCACGAGCCCCTGCACGAAGCGAGCAGCATGGCTTTCCGCGCCCTGGGCCTGGCCATGCAGACGGCCATAGCGGCGGCCATCACGCTCCTGGCGCTCACAGCGCTGCTGCTGGCGACCTTGATTTGTCGCCGGCGCCGCAGGCGGAAAAAGGCACCAGGACCGCCGGGGGAGGGTGCGCTGTTCGTCAACGACTATTCGGACGGGCCCTGCACCTTCGCGCAGCTCGAGGAGCTCCGCGACGAGCGGGGCCACGAAATGTTCGTCATCGACCGCTCCAAGCCGCTCTTCCTCGAAGGCCCAGCGGAGGCGGCAGAGGGCGCGGAGCCCGGACCCGGGCCCGGGCCCGCGCAGGGGATCTTGCTACAACCACCCACCGCCTACGAGATCCACTGctga
- the LRRC14 gene encoding leucine-rich repeat-containing protein 14, translating to MHTLVFLSTRQVLQCQPAACQALPLLPRELFPLLFKVAFMDKKTVVLRELVHTWPFPLLSFQQLLQECAHCSRALLQERPSTESMQAVILGLTARLHTPEAEAGTQPFCRKHALRVLDMTGLLDDGVEQDPGTMSMWDCTAAVARTCIAQQQGGTVEPGPAPVPVEVRVDLRVNRASYAFLREALRSSAGSPLRLCCRDLRAEDLPMRNTVALLQLLDAGCLRRVDLRFNNLGLRGLSVIIPHVARFQHLASLRLHYVHGDSRQPSVDGEDNFRYFLAQMGRFTCLRELSMGSSLLSGRLDQLLSTLQSPLESLELAFCALLPEDLRFLARSPHAVHLKKLDLSGNDLSGSQLEPFQGLLQAAAATLLHLELTECQLADTQLLATLPVLTRCASLRYLGLYGNPLSMAGLKELLRDSAAQAELRTVVHPFPVDCYEGLPWPPPASVLLEASINEEKFARVEAELHQLLLASGRAHVVWTTDIYGRLAADYFSL from the exons ATGCACACTCTTGTGTTCCTGAGTACACGGCAGGTGCTCCAGTGCCAGCCTGCggcctgccaggccctgcccctgctgccacGCGAGCTCTTCCCCCTGCTGTTCAAGGTGGCTTTCATGGACAAGAAGACCGTTGTGCTGCGTGAGCTGGTGCATACGTGGCCCTTTCCTCTGCTCAGTTTCCAGCAGCTTCTGCAGGAGTGCGCCCATTGCAGCCGGGCGCTGCTGCAGGAGCGGCCCAGCACAGAGAGCATGCAGGCCGTGATCCTGGGGCTCACAGCCCGGCTCCACACCCCAGAGGCTGAGGCCGGCACACAGCCCTTCTGCAG GAAGCACGCACTGCGGGTGCTGGACATGACGGGCCTCCTGGACGATGGCGTGGAGCAGGACCCCGGCACCATGAGCATGTGGGACTGCACGGCAGCTGTGGCCCGCACGTGCATCGCACAGCAGCAGGGGGGGACTGTGGAGCCCGGGCCGGCCCCTGTTCCTGTAGAGGTGCGTGTGGACCTTCGAGTGAACCGGGCCTCTTATGCGTTCCTGCGGGAGGCCCTCCGTAGCAGTGCAGGCAGCCCTCTACGGCTCTGCTGCCGGGACCTGCGGGCTGAGGACCTGCCCATGCGCAACACTGTGGCCCTGCTGCAGCTTCTGGATGCAGGCTGCCTGCGCCGCGTGGACCTGCGCTTCAACAACTTGGGCCTGCGTGGTCTGTCTGTCATCATTCCACACGTGGCCCGTTTCCAGCACTTAGCCAGCCTCCGGCTGCACTATGTGCATGGGGACTCGCGGCAGCCCTCTGTGGATGGCGAGGACAACTTCCGCTATTTCTTGGCGCAGATGGGCCGCTTCACCTGTCTGCGGGAGCTCAGCATGGGCTCCTCTCTCCTCTCGGGGCGGCTGGACCAGCTGCTCAG CACCCTGCAGAGCCCTCTGGAGAGCCTGGAGCTGGCCTTCTGCGCTCTGCTGCCTGAGGATCTGCGCTTCCTGGCACGAAGCCCCCACGCTGTCCACCtcaagaagttggacctaagtgGCAACGACCTGTCTGGCAGCCAGCTGGAGCCTttccagggtctgctgcaggcAGCAGCAGCCACACTGCTGCACCTTGAGCTGACCGAATGCCAGCTTGCTGACACCCAGCTGCTGGCCACACTCCCGGTGCTGACTCGCTGCGCCAGCCTCCGCTACCTCGGCCTCTACGGCAACCCGCTGTCCATGGCGGGCCTCAAGGAGCTCCTGCGGGACTCGGCGGCACAGGCCGAGCTGCGCACGGTGGTGCACCCCTTCCCTGTGGACTGCTATGAGGGTCTGCCCTGGCCACCACCTGCCTCTGTTCTGCTGGAGGCCTCTATCAATGAGGAGAAGTTTGCCCGTGTGGAGGCTGAGTTGCACCAGCTGCTTCTGGCCTCAGGCCGTGCCCACGTGGTCTGGACCACGGACATCTACGGGCGCCTGGCCGCAGACTACTTCAGCTTGTGA
- the C8H8orf82 gene encoding UPF0598 protein C8orf82 homolog isoform X2 — MWPVCRALRAWALPLTHSPGARACGGGGGVSYTQGQSPEPRTREYFYYVDHQGQLFLDDSKMKNFITCFKDPQFLITFFSRLRPNRSGRYEASFPFLSPCGRERNFLRCEDRPVVFTHLLAAGPAAPRLSYCGGGEALAVPFEPARLLPLATNGRLYHPAPERAGGVGLVRSALAFELSACFEYSLDQSALPSHVRWQGRRLALTMDLAPLLLAGQPL; from the exons ATGTGGCCGGTGTGCAGGGCGCTCcgggcctgggccctgcccttgACGCATTCTCCCGGGGCCCGGGCCTGCGGTGGGGGCGGCGGTGTCTCCTACACCCAAGGACAAAGCCCGGAGCCCCGCACCCGCGAGTACTTTTACTACGTGGATCATCAGGGCCag CTTTTCCTGGATGACTCCAAAATGAAGAACTTCATCACCTGCTTCAAAG ACCCGCAGTTCCTGATCACTTTCTTCTCCCGTCTGAGACCCAACCGCAGCGGGCGCTACGaggcctccttccccttcctttctccctgcgGCAGGGAGCGCAACTTCCTGCGCTGTGAGGACCGGCCCGTGGTCTTTACACATCTTTTGGCTGCGggccccgcggctccgcgcctcTCCTACTGCGGCGGCGGCGAGGCCCTAGCTGTGCCCTTCGAGCCTGCACGCCTGCTGCCCCTGGCCACCAACGGGCGCCTCTACCACCCAGCGCCGGAGCGCGCGGGCGGCGTGGGCCTGGTGCGCTCGGCCCTGGCCTTCGAGCTCAGCGCCTGCTTCGAGTACTCGCTCGACCAGTCCGCGCTGCCCTCGCACGTGCGTTGGCAGGGCCGCCGCCTCGCCCTCACCATGGACTTGGCCCCGCTGCTGCTTGCTGGACAGCCCCTCTGA